Part of the Flagellimonas eckloniae genome, GCGTCCTTCAACATCCAATTCCAACACTTCAACTTCCAAAGTATCACCAACGGCTACAAATTCTGATGGGTGCTTAATTTTCTTGGTCCAAGAAAGATCAGAAATATAGATCAATCCATCAATTCCTTCTTCCATTTCTACAAACACACCAAAATTGGTAAAGTTTCTAACAATTCCTTTGTGTCTAGAACCTACAGGGTATTTAGAAGTAATATCCGTCCATGGGTCTGGAGTTGATTGTTTGATACCTAACGACATCTTACGATCTTCTCTATCCAAGGTCAATACAACTGCTTCAACCTCATCTCCAACGCTTACGAAATCCTGAGCGGAACGTAAGTGAGTTGACCATGACATTTCAGAAACGTGGATCAATCCTTCTACACCTTCGGCAACTTCAATAAAGGCACCGTAGTCAGCAATAACCACAACCTTACCTTTAACTTTATCGCCAATTTTTATTTCATCACCCAATGCATCCCATGGATGTTTCTCCAATTGTTTAAGACCTAATTGGATTCTTGATTTGTTATCATCAAAATCAAGGATTACCACATTTAATTTCTGGTCTAGTTCAACAACTTCATTTGGATGGTTTATTCTACTCCAAGAAAGATCTGTAATGTGAATCAATCCATCAACACCACCAAGGTCAATAAAGACACCATATGAAGTAACGTTCTTAACGATACCTTCCAATACTTGTCCTTTTTCAAGCTGACCAATGATTTCCTTCTTCTGTTCTTCAATATCCGCTTCAATCAACGCTTTGTGTGAAACAACTACGTTCTTGAACTCATGATTGATCTTAACCACCTTGAATTCCATGGTCTTACCAACATACTGATCGTAATCACGGATAGGTTTAACATCAATTTGAGATCCTGGTAAGAAAGCCTCAATTCCAAATACATCTACGATCATACCTCCTTTGGTTCTGCATTTTACAAAACCTTGAACAATCTCTTCTTTGTCATGGGCAGCATTAACTCTGTCCCAAGCCATGATTGTTCTTGCCTTTCTGTGAGACAGTACCAGTTGCCCAGTTTTGTCTTCACGGATATCTATAAGTACCTCAACTTTATCGCCAACCTTAAGGTCTGGATTGTAACGGAACTCGTTCAATGAAATAACACCTTCAGACTTTGCATTGATATCAATGATAGCCTCACGGTCTGTCATGTGAACTACTTTTCCTTGAACCACTTCTTCATCAGCGGTATCAACAAAATTTTCCTCTACAAGTTCTTCAAATTCCTTAAGCTTTGTATCGTCTACGCGCTCAATTCCTTCTTCGTACTTTTCCCAGTCAAAATTTTCTAAATATTCTTGGGGGTCTTGTTTTGGAGTTTCTTCCTTGGGTTCGCTAACCTCTTGAGATGTTTCGGTAGCTTCTAGTTGGGCTTCGGTATTTTCCAATACCTCGACTTCTTTTTTTTCTTCAGCCATGTGCTGATTTAAATTTGTATTCTACAATTTTACAAGAGCTAAACGATTATTGCAGAAGTTGTTAAATTATGTTTATTTCCCTTTTTCTCTTGTTATTCGTTAAAAAGGAGTGCAAAAATACAATTAATTACTTGTTTTACAAACCCATAGGGTCCACTTATTTAATTGTGATAATAATTAGCATGAATTTCTGCTAAAATGTGACTTTTATACATATATTGTTTCTTAATATTAACCATTAAAACAATTGAGAAAATTATGAGTGCAAAAGCAAAATATCAAGCAGTTTTAGATTTAGGACAAGAATTAGGCATAAAGGACGGTGATGTATCTGAAGATGGAGGGGTTCTAAAAATTAAGGGAGTGGCCAACACGCCTTATGAAAAAAATGCTATTTGGGACAAAATCAAGGAGATTGGTGGTCAAAGCCCTTCTGATGTTAAGGCAAACATTTCTGTTGCCGACGATTCTGTCTATCACAGACATACGGTAAAAAGTGGTGAGTCTTTAAGCAAAATTGCAAAGCATTACTATGGTGATGCCATGAAGTACAACAAGATTTTTGATGCTAACACGAATATCCTAAAGAATCCGGATGTGATTCATCCTGATCAAGTTTTGGTCATCCCGAATATTTAAGAAATAAATTCTTTGCAAAAAAGGCGCCTTTCAAGCGTCTTTTTTGTTGTAAAAGCGTATATACTACATGTATTCGCTTCCCTAAACGCCCCCGTCCACAAATTTTACATGAGTTTTTACGATAAAAAGACCGAACTTCATTTATTTGTTGATTAATTTATTGAAGCAAATACTATGAAACAAAAACTATCATTCATATTTACTATTTTTCTTCTACTGAATTCTTGTAAAAGTTCAAAAAATATTACTGATAAAAAATGTCCTCGTCATATTTCAAAAAGTATTAAAGGCACGAGTATAGATCAATTTAAATATACTTTAGGAAAAGATACACTCTCTTATAATGAAGTTAAGTTTTATTGTGTTTACAATACCGCATTCTACACACATAAAACTATGTATGACAAATTTGGAAAATGGGATAGAGAAATATATGCCAATGGGGAAAGACATCCTATCCTTTTGTGGGAAAACATTAAGCTTTTCGAAAAAGATTCAACTCTTTTTACAATAGCAACATTAGGTGACGAAAGCGAAAAAACAATTTATGCATCATTTATGGCATATGACAATAATGGAAATGATTTATTGAACGATATAATTTATAAAGAAAAATTAGTGAATTATTTCAAAGACTTAATTCATAAAAGTAAACCTGAAAAAAGAGATTTTTATAAAATATACTGGAGTATGGTAGATACTAAAAGCTAAAATATACAAAGGAAAATATAATTTGACAGTAATATCTATAATCAACTGCTTACAGTAGATTTCCTAACGTAAATCCTTAACTTTATATATTGGCTCGGGACTAGTAAGAACAGTCTTGTAGACATTTCTCTCCTTAATCAAGTTTTGATTATTCCGAATATCAAATGTTTGTACATTTATTTACATAGTAAAAAAGGCCTCTTTTTTTGTTCTGCATGACTTTTCAATAAAAATCACGAACTTCACTTATTGTTGAGTATAAATCATTAAAACGGATTTATATCCTAGTTAATTACATACAAATACCACTTCAATATGAAAAACCTTATTCCAATTCTTCTTCTTCTTTTAATGCTAATTGGTTGTTCGCCTAAATCCCAAAAAAATGATAGCCTTCTTGATGAAAAAATAGCTAGAATAGAAAATGGACTGCAACCCAATCTCCAAATCCAAGGGGATAGTATAGCGACCTACAACATCAAAGAAAGATTAAGTGAGCTAGGTATTCCCGGAGTAAGCATCGCTGTCCTAAAGGAAGGGCAAATTGAATGGGCAAAAGGTTATGGTGTTGCTGACATTTCAGAAAATCGTCCAGTGACGAGTGAAACAATGTTCTTAGCAGGATCAATTAGCAAACCAGTTGCCGCAATTCGTGCACACCAACTTGCGGAGGAGGGTAAGTTAAGTTTGGATTCAAATGTGAACAATTATCTAACTAGCTGGAAGCTACCTGACAATGAATTTACCAAAAAAGAAAAGGTAACCACTCGAAGAATACTGAATCATACTGCTGGATTAACAGTTTGGGGGTTCCCTGGCTACGATAAAGGTGATACAATACCTAGTGTAGCTGAAGTTTTGGATGGTAAGGGTAATACAGATTCAGTACGTGTATATAAGGAACCTGGTGAGAGTTGGATGTACTCTGGAGGAGGATACACTATCATGCAATTAATGATAACTGATCTTGAAAGAAAATCATTCCCTGACTTAATGCAAGACAATGTATTAAATCCTCTTGGAATGACATCCAGTACTTTTGAAAACCCACTATCTAAGCGGTACCATTCCATTGCTGCAACCGGTTACCGAGATAATGGTGATGAAGTAGAAGGTAAATGGCCAATATACCCTGAAATGGCCGCAGCTGGCCTCTGGACAACCCCATCACAACTCATACTCTGGGCTAAAGAAATCCAGAAAATCCATCAAACAAAGGAAGATGGGCTATTAAAAGTAGGGACAGTAAATGAAATGCTGACACCAGCAATGAACAATCATGGTCTTGGTCCTGTTGTGAACGAACATACTTTTGGGCATGGAGGAGCGGATGAAGGATTTAGAGCAAACTTGGTTGCATGGAAAGAACATCCGATTGCTGTAGTAATTATGGTCAATTCGGACAATGGCAACATCATGCAGGAAATCTTATTAAGTATTGCCAAAGAATACAAGTTGCCAGGGGTTGAACCTATGACCCGAAAAGTAGTTGGTAAATCGATTGAAGAACGTACACCAATGGTGGGCACTTACACATTTCCAGAACTGGGAGAAGCAAGTGTCTCCATAAAGGAAAATGGTTTAGAAATAGATGGAGAGTTTACGGATGAGCCCATAATGCTGCTTCCTGAAACTGATAATACGTATTTTAATAGAAATAGTGGAACTTATTATACTTTCCAATTTGAGAATGGAGTTGTTTCGGGAATTCGATTTTGGGAATACATCGGTCAAAAAACAAAGTAATCCTGGGTTTCGAATGTTGAATAACAGACACTAAAATAAATATGCAATCAACTCCTTGAAAGGACATTTCGAACAGGAAATTTATGTGCTCTAACAATTGAAATGCATACGTATTTTAGCTAGATGATACATGAACTTAAAATCTTTATTCAAAAATGAAAACCGTTATTTGGAAATTGAATTTACAATCTGACCCAAACAAGGTTTTTAATTTGCTCACTACTCCAGAGGGAAGAACAAAGTTTTGGTCCGAAAAAGCAACTGAAAGTGAGGGTGTAATTCACTTCACATTTCCAAATGGTCAAACCTATCAAAGTCAAATTTTAAAGAGCATTCCCAACAAAGAATTCCATTTGGACTATTTTGACAGTTTGGTGAAGTTTCAATTAACGCAAACTGAAACCGGAGGAACAGATTTCACTTTAATTAATGAAAACATACGTGCAAGTGATTTTTCAGAGATACATGCCGGATGGATATCGGTATTGATGAACCTTAAGGCGGTAGCTGACTTTCAATGTGATTTAAGGAATCATGACCCTACAAAAACTTGGGACCAAGGGTATGTAGATAATTAATAAAATCTGGAAGGTTTTCTAAGCTGCGGAAATAATTCGCTGCGTAAAGTTATAGATTCGCTCAAACTGTTCTTCCACTCCCATATCACTATTGTCAAACTCAATGGCATCCTTCGCTTTCTTTAAAGGAGAAATTTCACGGGTGGAATCTATCCTATCCCGTTTTTGGACATTGTTGAGCACTTCCTCAAAAGTGACCTCTTCCCCGCGCTCCAAAAGTTCTTTATAGCGTCTTGCGGCACGCGTTTCTGGTGAGGCTGTCATGAATATCTTCAGCTCAGCATTGGGAAAGACAACGGTGCCAATATCCCTTCCATCCATTACAATGCCTTTCTCCTCCCCCATTTGTTGTTGCATTTCAACCAACTTACTTCTTACTTCGGCAATTGTTGCTATTTTACTCACCTGCTCAGAGACCTTCATGGTTCTGATTTCTTTTTCAACATTTTGGCCATTCAAATACATTTCTGACAGACCCGAAGTCTCATTGGGAACAAATGTCAATTTAATATTTGGCAATTGCTTTACGAAAGATGGAATATCCTCTTTGGCACCTAAATAATTGTTGTTTAAAGCAAAAAGTGTTACGGCACGATACATAGCTCCGGTATCCACATAAACATAATTTAAAGCAGAAGCCAACCTTTTGGCCAAAGTGCTTTTACCTGTTGATGAATATCCGTCTATGGCAATAGTTATTTGCTTCACTAACTACATATTATACTTGACAGTACCTCTTAATGTTTTTAATTCATTTAAAAGGTATTGCTCATTGCACTTTATCAATTCGTCAGAAGACAAAACATCTTCAACTCGTGTATCAGGATTTAAAAGTCTTCTATACTGACTTTCGCTCAATATTTTCTTTTCTTCCCATAAATAAGCTATAAAAGCAGACGGTGTTTTCGCAATAAAATTATTTTCTTCCATTTTATTAATATTTTCTAAAGTTTCTTGGCCTTCTTAACCTTCGTTTCCGTAACAGCAATATCAATTACTTCGCTCATATCTGAAACGTAATGGAATGTAAGTCCTTTTAGGTAGTCTTCTTTAATTTCAAGAATGTCTTTACGGTTTTCCTCGCACAAAATTATTTCTTTGATGCGTGCACGTTTTGCCGCCAAAATCTTTTCTTTAATTCCACCAACAGGCAATACTTTGCCCCTAAGGGTGATTTCCCCGGTCATGGCCAAGCTCTTTTTTACCTTGCGTTGTGTGAAAAGTGAAACCAAGGAAGTAAGCATAGTAATTCCCGCACTAGGGCCATCTTTTGGAGTGGCACCTTCAGGAACATGGATATGTACATTGTATTTTTCAAAAACATCAGACGCTATACCAAAGGTATCCGCGTTGGATTTAATGTACTCCATCGCAATTGTGGCCGATTCCTTCATAACCTTACCCAAGTTTCCGGTAATGTTCAACGTACCTTTTCCTTTGGATAAAATAGATTCAATAAAAAGAATATCACCACCTACACTGGTCCAAGCCAATCCTGTGACCACACCCGCAACATCGTTGTTTTCATACTTATCCCGTTCTAAACGCGCGGGACCTAATATTTTTTCCACATCCGCATTTGAAACCTTGATGTCGTATTCCTCTTCAATTGCAATTGATTTTGCTGCATAACGCACCATTTTGGCCAACTGTTTTTCCAAACTCCGTACACCAGATTCGCGGGTATACCCTTCCACAATTTTCTCCAACTGCGGTTTCCCGATTTTTAAATCTTTTGAAGAAAGACCGTGCTCTTTTAATTGCTTTGGCAACAAATGTTTTTTCCCTATTTCAACTTTTTCCTCAATGGTATATCCCGTTACATTGATGATTTCCATCCGATCCCGTAAGGCCGGTTGAATGGTTCCCAAATTATTTGCTGTGGCAATGAACATTACTTTGGATAGGTCATATCCCATCTCCAAGAAATTATCATAAAACTCACTATTCTGCTCAGGGTCCAAAACCTCTAACATTGCCGATGAAGGGTCTCCTTGATGACTATTGGAAAGTTTGTCAATCTCATCCAAAATAAAAACAGGATTGGATTTTCCCGCTTTTTTCAAGCTTTGGATAATTCGTCCTGGCATTGCGCCAATATAGGTTTTTCTATGCCCTCTAATTTCGGCTTCATCCCGCAAACCGCCCAAAGAAATTCTAACGTATTCCCTACCTAATGCCTCGGCCACAGATTTACCCAATGATGTTTTACCAACCCCTGGAGGGCCATACAAGCAAAGAATGGGCGATTTCATATCGTTTCGCAGCTTCAAAACCGCCAGGTATTCTATAATTCTTCGCTTTACATCTTCCAGACCGTAATGATCTCTATCCAAAATTTGCTGCGCTCGTTTTAAATCAAACTTGTCTTTTGAAAATTCATCCCAGGGTAAATCCAAGAACAAATCCAAATAATTGCGCTGAATGGAATATTCCGCAACTTGTGGATTCATGCGCTGCATTTTTGCAAGCTCTCTCTCAAAATGCTCCTTGACCTTTTTATTCCATTTTTTCTTTTTGGATTTGGCCCGCATCTCATCTACTTCTTCCTCATAGGACAAGCCACCAAGTTCCTCCTGGATAGTTTTCATCTGTTGGTGCAAGAAATACTCTCGCTGCTGTTGGTCCATATCACTGCGCACCTTGGATTGAATATCGTT contains:
- the rpsA gene encoding 30S ribosomal protein S1, translated to MAEEKKEVEVLENTEAQLEATETSQEVSEPKEETPKQDPQEYLENFDWEKYEEGIERVDDTKLKEFEELVEENFVDTADEEVVQGKVVHMTDREAIIDINAKSEGVISLNEFRYNPDLKVGDKVEVLIDIREDKTGQLVLSHRKARTIMAWDRVNAAHDKEEIVQGFVKCRTKGGMIVDVFGIEAFLPGSQIDVKPIRDYDQYVGKTMEFKVVKINHEFKNVVVSHKALIEADIEEQKKEIIGQLEKGQVLEGIVKNVTSYGVFIDLGGVDGLIHITDLSWSRINHPNEVVELDQKLNVVILDFDDNKSRIQLGLKQLEKHPWDALGDEIKIGDKVKGKVVVIADYGAFIEVAEGVEGLIHVSEMSWSTHLRSAQDFVSVGDEVEAVVLTLDREDRKMSLGIKQSTPDPWTDITSKYPVGSRHKGIVRNFTNFGVFVEMEEGIDGLIYISDLSWTKKIKHPSEFVAVGDTLEVEVLELDVEGRKLSLGHKQTTENPWDKYSAEFAEGTVHKAAIAEIVDKGATVNFNEDIVGFVPSRHMEKEDGKKVGKGEEVEFKIIEFNKDFKRVVASHTAIFREQEERNVSTAKRKAAASAEESKTTLGDANSQLQALKDKMEADSKKK
- a CDS encoding LysM peptidoglycan-binding domain-containing protein, which encodes MSAKAKYQAVLDLGQELGIKDGDVSEDGGVLKIKGVANTPYEKNAIWDKIKEIGGQSPSDVKANISVADDSVYHRHTVKSGESLSKIAKHYYGDAMKYNKIFDANTNILKNPDVIHPDQVLVIPNI
- a CDS encoding serine hydrolase domain-containing protein; its protein translation is MKNLIPILLLLLMLIGCSPKSQKNDSLLDEKIARIENGLQPNLQIQGDSIATYNIKERLSELGIPGVSIAVLKEGQIEWAKGYGVADISENRPVTSETMFLAGSISKPVAAIRAHQLAEEGKLSLDSNVNNYLTSWKLPDNEFTKKEKVTTRRILNHTAGLTVWGFPGYDKGDTIPSVAEVLDGKGNTDSVRVYKEPGESWMYSGGGYTIMQLMITDLERKSFPDLMQDNVLNPLGMTSSTFENPLSKRYHSIAATGYRDNGDEVEGKWPIYPEMAAAGLWTTPSQLILWAKEIQKIHQTKEDGLLKVGTVNEMLTPAMNNHGLGPVVNEHTFGHGGADEGFRANLVAWKEHPIAVVIMVNSDNGNIMQEILLSIAKEYKLPGVEPMTRKVVGKSIEERTPMVGTYTFPELGEASVSIKENGLEIDGEFTDEPIMLLPETDNTYFNRNSGTYYTFQFENGVVSGIRFWEYIGQKTK
- a CDS encoding SRPBCC domain-containing protein, whose translation is MKTVIWKLNLQSDPNKVFNLLTTPEGRTKFWSEKATESEGVIHFTFPNGQTYQSQILKSIPNKEFHLDYFDSLVKFQLTQTETGGTDFTLINENIRASDFSEIHAGWISVLMNLKAVADFQCDLRNHDPTKTWDQGYVDN
- the cmk gene encoding (d)CMP kinase, yielding MKQITIAIDGYSSTGKSTLAKRLASALNYVYVDTGAMYRAVTLFALNNNYLGAKEDIPSFVKQLPNIKLTFVPNETSGLSEMYLNGQNVEKEIRTMKVSEQVSKIATIAEVRSKLVEMQQQMGEEKGIVMDGRDIGTVVFPNAELKIFMTASPETRAARRYKELLERGEEVTFEEVLNNVQKRDRIDSTREISPLKKAKDAIEFDNSDMGVEEQFERIYNFTQRIISAA
- the lon gene encoding endopeptidase La, with protein sequence MGEIKISTFDNISLQGLDEDAELIPLLTPEDEEEMNKEALPEILPVLPLRNTVLFPGVVIPITAGRDKSINLIKDANNGTKTIGVVSQKDEQTENPGVEDINTLGTVARILRVLQMPDGNTTVIIQGKKRFEIAEVVTEQPYLTATVKEAVEERPDEKSEEFEAIIDSIKELAFKIIKDNPNIPSEATFAIKNIQSNSFLINFVSSNLNLSVADKQNLLEIPNLQERALTTLKYMNMEFQKLELKNDIQSKVRSDMDQQQREYFLHQQMKTIQEELGGLSYEEEVDEMRAKSKKKKWNKKVKEHFERELAKMQRMNPQVAEYSIQRNYLDLFLDLPWDEFSKDKFDLKRAQQILDRDHYGLEDVKRRIIEYLAVLKLRNDMKSPILCLYGPPGVGKTSLGKSVAEALGREYVRISLGGLRDEAEIRGHRKTYIGAMPGRIIQSLKKAGKSNPVFILDEIDKLSNSHQGDPSSAMLEVLDPEQNSEFYDNFLEMGYDLSKVMFIATANNLGTIQPALRDRMEIINVTGYTIEEKVEIGKKHLLPKQLKEHGLSSKDLKIGKPQLEKIVEGYTRESGVRSLEKQLAKMVRYAAKSIAIEEEYDIKVSNADVEKILGPARLERDKYENNDVAGVVTGLAWTSVGGDILFIESILSKGKGTLNITGNLGKVMKESATIAMEYIKSNADTFGIASDVFEKYNVHIHVPEGATPKDGPSAGITMLTSLVSLFTQRKVKKSLAMTGEITLRGKVLPVGGIKEKILAAKRARIKEIILCEENRKDILEIKEDYLKGLTFHYVSDMSEVIDIAVTETKVKKAKKL